The following is a genomic window from Pseudomonas promysalinigenes.
GATCCAGATTACCCACATGGGCCGTCGCTCGCGTTGGGACGGCTTCAACTGGCCGACCCTGATGTCGCCGTCGGGTATCCGTGAACCGGTGCACCGCGCCACCTGCAAAACCATCGAGCCAGAAGAGATCTGGCGCGTGATCGGCAACTACGCGCAAGCCGCGCGGCGTGCCAAGGAAGGTGGCCTGGACGGCGTTGAGCTGTCGGCTGTGCACCAGCACATGATCGACCAGTTCTGGAGCCCGCGGGTCAACAAGCGTACCGACGAGTGGGGCGGCAGCTTCGAAGGCCGCATGAAGTTCGGCCTGGAAGTGCTCAAGGCCGTGCGCGCCGAAGTGGGTGACGACTTCTGCGTGGGCATGCGTATCTGCGGCGACGAGTTCCACCCCGATGGCCTCAGCCACGAGGACATGAAGCAGATCGCCGCCTATTACGATGCCACCGGCATGATCGACTTCATCGGCGTGGTGGGGTCCGGTTGCGACACCCACAACACCCTGGCCAACGTCATTCCCAACATGAGCTACCCGCCAGAGCCATTCCTGCACCTGGCGGCGGGCATCAAGGAAGTGGTCAAGGTGCCGGTGCTGCACGCGCAGAACATCAAAGACCCGAACCAGGCCACGCGTATTCTGGAAGGCGGCTACGTCGACATGGTCGGCATGACCCGCGCGCACATCGCCGACCCGCACCTGATCGCCAAGATCAAGATGGGCCAGGTGGACCAGATCAAGCAGTGCGTCGGTGCCAACTACTGCATCGACCGCCAGTACCAGGGCCTGGATGTGCTGTGCATCCAGAACGCCGCGACTTCCCGTGAATACATGGGCGTGCCGCACATCATCGAGAAGACCACCGGGCCCAAGCGCAAGGTCGTCATCGTCGGTGCCGGCCCTGCCGGTATGGAAGCGGCCCGTGTGGCGGCCGAGCGCGGCCACGATGTGACCGTGTTCGAGAAGAAAGACCAGATCGGCGGGCAGATCACCATCGCCGCCAAGGCCCCGCAGCGCGACCAGATTGCCGGTATCACGCGTTGGTACCAGCTGGAGTTCGCCCGCCTGAAGGTCGACCTGCGCCTGGGCACCGCCGCTGACGTGGCGACCATTCAGGACTTGCGCCCGGACATCATCGTGCTGGCCGTCGGTGGGCATTCTTACCTGGAGCAGAACGAGCACTGGGGCGCCGCCGAAGGGCTGGTGGTCAGCAGCTGGGATGTGCTCGATGGCAAGGTCGCGCCGGGCAAGAACGTGCTGGTGTACGACACCATCTGCGAATTCACCGGTATGTCGGTGGCAGACTTCATCGCCGACAAGGGCAGCCAGGTGGAGATCGTCACCGACGACATCAAGCCGGGTGTGGCCATGGGCGGTACTACTTTCCCGACCTACTACCGCAGCATGTACCCCAAAGAAGTGATCATGACCGGCGACATGATGCTGGAAAAGGTCTACCGCGAGGGCGACAAGCTGGTGGCGGTGCTGGAGAACGAATACACCGGGGCCAAGGAAGAGCGCGTGGTCGACCAGGTGGTGGTGGAGAACGGCGTGCGCCCGGACGAGCAACTGTATTACGCGCTGAAGGAAGGTTCGCGTAACAAGGGCCAGATCGACGTGGAAGCGCTGTTCGCCATCAAGCCACAGCCGATCCTTAGCCAGCCGGGCGAAGGTTACCTGCTGTACCGCATCGGTGACTGCGTGGCCCAACGCAACGTGCATGCGGCGATCTACGACGCTTTGCGCCTGTGCAAGGACTTCTGATCGCTCCGCCTCTCTAGAGGCGGGACTGGCCCCCCTGTAGGAGCGAGCGTAGCTCGCGATGGCGTCAGCCTTGGCACCCGGGTTGTCTGTTCGGGCGCTATCGCGAGCTTCGCTCGCTCCTACAGGGGTCCGCGCAGCCCTTGAGGCGGCGCAAGAATTCAGCTGTTGTGGGAGCCTCCCATGTTGAACACCCTTCTACCCATTTTGCTGTTCGCTGCCCTTGGCCTGGCAGTGCTCGGCGCCCTGCGCCGGGTGCGCATGTGGCGGCGTGGCCGGCCATCCAAGGTCAACCTGATCGGCGGCCTTTTGGCCATGCCGCGGCGCTACCTGGTGGACTTGCACCATGTGGTCGAGCGCGACAAGTACATGTCCAACACCCACGTGGCCACCGCTGGTGGCTTTGTGTTGTCGGCCGTGCTGGCGATCCTGGTGCATGGGTTCGGCCTGCAAAGCAAGATACTCGGCTACGCCCTGTTGATCGCCACGGTGATCATGTTCAGCGGCGCCATCTTCGTCTTCAAACGCCGCCTGAACCCGCCTTCGCGCCTGTCCAAGGGCCCGTGGATGCGGTTGCCCAAGAGCCTGCTAGTGTTTGCCGCAAGCTTCTTCATCGCCACTTTGCCGGTTGCCGGTATCCTGCCGGCCAACACTGGCGGCTGGGTCATGGTGGCCATTCTTGGCCTGGGCGTGCTGTGGGGTGTGTCGGAGCTGTTCTTCGGCATGACCTGGGGCGGCCCGATGAAGCACGCCTTCGCAGGTGCCCTGCACCTGGCCTGGCACCGCCGCGCCGAGCGCTTCGGCGGCGGCCGCTCCACCGGCCTCAAGCCACTGGACCTGGAAGACCCGAACGCGCCCTTGGGTGTGGAAAAACCGGTGGACTTCACCTGGAACCAGCTGCTCGGTTTCGACGCCTGCGTGCAGTGCGGCAAATGTGAAGCCATGTG
Proteins encoded in this region:
- the dgcA gene encoding dimethylglycine demethylation protein DgcA; amino-acid sequence: MAFEAMFQPIQIGKLTIRNRVLSTAHAEVYATDGGMTTDRYVKYYEEKAKGGIGLAICGGSSVVAIDSPQEWWSSVNLSTDRIIPHFQNLADAMHKHGAKIMIQITHMGRRSRWDGFNWPTLMSPSGIREPVHRATCKTIEPEEIWRVIGNYAQAARRAKEGGLDGVELSAVHQHMIDQFWSPRVNKRTDEWGGSFEGRMKFGLEVLKAVRAEVGDDFCVGMRICGDEFHPDGLSHEDMKQIAAYYDATGMIDFIGVVGSGCDTHNTLANVIPNMSYPPEPFLHLAAGIKEVVKVPVLHAQNIKDPNQATRILEGGYVDMVGMTRAHIADPHLIAKIKMGQVDQIKQCVGANYCIDRQYQGLDVLCIQNAATSREYMGVPHIIEKTTGPKRKVVIVGAGPAGMEAARVAAERGHDVTVFEKKDQIGGQITIAAKAPQRDQIAGITRWYQLEFARLKVDLRLGTAADVATIQDLRPDIIVLAVGGHSYLEQNEHWGAAEGLVVSSWDVLDGKVAPGKNVLVYDTICEFTGMSVADFIADKGSQVEIVTDDIKPGVAMGGTTFPTYYRSMYPKEVIMTGDMMLEKVYREGDKLVAVLENEYTGAKEERVVDQVVVENGVRPDEQLYYALKEGSRNKGQIDVEALFAIKPQPILSQPGEGYLLYRIGDCVAQRNVHAAIYDALRLCKDF